From Papaver somniferum cultivar HN1 unplaced genomic scaffold, ASM357369v1 unplaced-scaffold_99, whole genome shotgun sequence, the proteins below share one genomic window:
- the LOC113346437 gene encoding protein FAR1-RELATED SEQUENCE 7-like: protein MKNKEKNPTSPPQTTNQQPLLQPNPHPHPHPPYTFMPSFYPPPPPWSTFPGPWSVTPPPSGFPLTMPIPTPPHNLPQHPASGHSLPSPPPPPYAFWPPPPPMMMGPVISTSQNHIAVPTTGNTQESIVPPTGLHRAEGKVPPEHQHSEQALNSPLRRRPVTRRSAAQDLATDNASSPGLDQLLDTASPSLTATKGSQSRRLRSQKIKDKEEKSNAGQQDKVEGDAAFVDENNSMDVTGSLEEVDITAETSGREDDNVPLPKLGSEPFVGLRFSSEDEAYEFYNAYAKEKGFSIRKSHIQRSRVDRSVISREYVCANQGFRSTNDRRYKGKVVRPRRETRVDCRAAMSIKRRSTKWIVDKFHKEHNHGLVDPAKAEKLRSHRKITQTTKSVIDTLYKCRIGPSKIIDVLTKAASEENTVEISGLDLMKYVKRKPKNNIAADCYRVLEYFQKIQAVDPGFFYAVEVGDSRSMRSMFWADSRSRDAYKQFGDVMVFDHVCRTNKDLFPFVSFVGVNHHRQPVLFGCGLLADETVESFVWLFKTLLRAMSNCHPTSVITKQDKAIMIAMGKVFPNTRQRICMLHVEKNELENLSDVFNMHPAFQEEYKRCIYNCQKPEEFESGWKQLLVKYNLKENSWLYGMYDQRHNWVPLYLRNTFFAGMSTTQLAEGMNSYFDGFLHEGTPLNEFIEQYELAVVRRREEETDEDFITMYTSAGSSSKNPIEEQAAKVYTRNMFTLFGHEFSESSGCIVRKVDDEDECTSRYLVGKYGDKDDEMSFVTFNSINKDTNCSCQMFEFEGILCKHVLKLFQDLNVVELPAKYTLKRWTMIARYGGPCGDEAECISEDTTTVNVWMLKETAVKFVEIGLSSADRNSAAMNIIEEGLKNISLVNSSTNDLHPEDSVGSSDQGEKLIDTTSSEPQPIKTKERQASVKEKLGVKQVMKKNRKCSTCKKSGHYTSTCPKGPVDQSQTSANGDQRQA from the exons atgaaaaacaaagagaaaaatcCAACCTCACCACCACAAACAACAAATCAACAACCATTACTGCAACCAAATCCacatcctcatcctcatcctccATACACATTTATGCCGTCATTCTACCCTCCTCCTCCTCCATGGTCCACTTTTCCAGGTCCTTGGTCCGTTACTCCACCTCCATCTGGTTTTCCATTAACAATGCCTATTCCTACTCCACCTCATAATCTTCCTCAACACCCTGCTTCGGGACATTCGTTAccatccccaccaccaccaccttatgcCTTCTGGCCACCTCCACCACCTATGATGATGGGTCCTGTAATTTCAACTTCTCAAAATCATATTGCTGTACCAACTACTGGTAATACCCAGGAGTCAATTGTGCCGCCAACTGGTTTACATAGGGCAGAGGGTAAAGTGCCACCAGAACACCAGCATTCAGAACAAGCCTTAAATTCACCTCTGAGGAGGCGTCCAGTCACGCGGCGTTCAGCTGCACAGGATCTTGCTACAGATAATGCTTCTTCACCAGGACTGGATCAGCTCTTGGATACCGCCTCACCTTCTTTGACTGCAACTAAAGGGTCTCAGTCTCGGCGGTTGAGATCCCAGAAG ATtaaagataaagaagaaaaatctaATGCTGGTCAACAAGATAAAGTAGAAGGCGATGCTgcttttgttgatgaaaacaATTCCATGGATGTGACAGGGTCGTTGGAGGAAGTTGATATCACAGCTGAAACCAGTGGAAGGGAAGATGATAATGTACCTCTTCCTAAACTTGGCTCTGAACCGTTTGTCGGCTTGCGATTCAGTTCAGAAGACGAAGCATATGAATTTTATAATGCTTATGCTAAAGAGAAAGGATTCAGTATACGGAAGAGTCACATACAACGGTCAAGGGTTGATCGGAGTGTCATATCCCGAGAGTATGTTTGTGCAAATCAAGGGTTTCGTTCAACAAATGACAGGCGATATAAAGGAAAGGTTGTTCGACCTCGACGCGAAACAAGGGTAGATTGTCGAGCTGCTATGAGCATCAAACGGAGATCTACAAAATGGATTGTTGACAAATTTCATAAGGAGCACAATCATGGTCTTGTTGATCCTGCTAAAGCTGAAAAACTTAGGTCACACCGGAAGATAACACAGACCACAAAGTCAGTGATAGATACACTCTATAAATGTAGAATCGGACCATCTAAAATTATAGACGTTCTTACAAAAGCAGCATCTGAAGAGAATACAGTTGAAATCAGTGGTCTGGATTTAATGAAATATGTGAAGAGAAAGCCAAAAAACAACATTGCAGCTGATTGTTATCGTGTgcttgaatattttcagaaaataCAAGCAGTGGATCCTGGATTCTTTTATGCGGTAGAAGTTGGTGACAGTAGATCTATGAGGAGTATGTTTTGGGCTGATAGCAGATCAAGGGACGCATACAAACAGTTTGGGGATGTTATGGTATTCGACCATGTATGCCGAACGAACAAAGATTTATTTCCTTTTGTTTCATTCGTTGGAGTGAATCACCACAGACAGCCTGTATTGTTCGGATGTGGGTTGTTGGCTGATGAAACGGTGGAATCATTTGTTTGGTTATTCAAAACCCTACTTAGAGCTATGTCAAATTGTCATCCTACTTCTGTTATTACAAAGCAAGACAAAGCAATTATGATTGCGATGGGAAAAGTTTTTCCAAATACAAGGCAGCGGATATGCATGTTGCACGTAGAAAAAAATGAATTAGAAAATTTGAGTGACGTCTTCAACATGCACCCCGCTTTTCAGGAAGAGTACAAAAGGTGCATCTACAATTGTCAGAAGCCAGAGGAATTTGAATCAGGTTGGAAACAGCTACTTGTTAAATATAATTTGAAAGAAAACAGTTGGTTATATGGTATGTACGATCAGCGTCACAACTGGGTACCATTGTATTTGAGGAATACATTTTTTGCTGGAATGAGTACGACTCAGTTAGCTGAAGGCATgaactcctactttgatggattTTTGCACGAAGGAACACCCTTAAATGAGTTTATAGAACAATATGAACTGGCTGTGGTGCGCCGGAGGGAGGAAGAAACTGATGAAGATTTTATAACTATGTATACTAGTGCTGGTTCGTCTTCGAAAAATCCTATTGAAGAACAAGCAGCTAAAGTTTACACTAGGAATATGTTTACATTGTTTGGTCATGAATTTTCTGAGAGTTCTGGTTGCATTGTGAgaaaagttgatgatgaagatgaatgtaCAAGTCGGTACCTAGTGGGGAAGTACGGTGATAAGGATGATGAAATGAGCTTTGTCACGTTTAACTCCATCAACAAAGATACAAACTGTAGTTGCCAAATGTTCGAGTTTGAAGGGATACTCTGTAAACACGTTCTTAAATTATTTCAAGATTTGAACGTCGTTGAGCTTCCTGCTAAATATACCCTAAAGAGGTGGACGATGATTGCTAGGTATGGTGGACCGTGTGGCGACGAGGCTGAATGTATTTCAGAGGATACAACAACAGTAAATGTCTGGATGTTGAAAGAGACGGCTGTGAAATTTGTGGAAATCGGGTTATCTTCAGCCGACCGCAATAGTGCTGCTATGAACATAATTGAAGAGGGTCTAAAAAATATTTCTCTTGTTAACTCCTCAACTAATGATTTGCATCCTGAAGATTCGGTTGGTAGTAGTGATCAAGGGGAAAAGTTAATTGATACCACCTCTAGTGAACCCCAACCGATCAAAACAAAAGAACGGCAGGCATCAGTGAAAGAAAAGTTAGGAGTTAAACAAGTGATGAAGAAAAATAGGAAGTGCAGTACATGCAAGAAATCTGGGCATTATACAAGTACATGTCCAAAG GGACCAGTGGATCAGTCCCAAACTTCAGCCAATGGGGACCAAAGACAAGCTTAA